Genomic segment of Hydra vulgaris chromosome 11, alternate assembly HydraT2T_AEP:
tttttttgatgtttgaaacttaaaaatcataaaatcgTTGATTTTAATAGACAAGCTGTCCTCCTCACTATCGGTTTAAATGCTGTGGTAACTTAGTCTTGTCAACTTCTTTTACCCACCCTTTGGATTCTTGAGCCAACCTTTTGGATTTCATTTCTTCGGCttgtgtttttttcattttcaaaaatgcttGACCTGCTAAACTATGTTAAGGAATTTCTTAAAACAGaggcaaaaaaaagttatttataaaacagaaacaaataaaataactgttttacaataaagatttcatgcataacttattttaacatttaataaaaatactaggATCGCTGAAAAACTGAATATTAATCAAACATTCTTACTGAGTCAATAACTAGAGAACATTTAAGAAACTCAAAAGTTTGCGGTATTCAATATGAGCAAACTTAAATTTCTAAATGCTATACATTAAAAGGATCTGAGGATAAAGATCCATCAAAAATTCCACATGGAATAATACTTTTCCAATACTATAGTGATTGCATTTTGCATTATTGTCACATATAGTGCATGTCAGTCTTCTCATATACAATGTATCTTTTTTAGTGGAACTCCTGAACACCTCGTGAACTTGTAAAGTCCCCTTGAAAGTTGTTAGGTTTTCTGGTACACATTTCTCATAGAGATTAAAATCTGTGTTGTTAAAAGTATAGATGGTTATACATGGacacttttcttttatttcttcgaCCAAACAATTATTATCAGGAATATCTTTCCCTTGTCCTATTAATCTGTCTGCAGTTCTTTTGATACAATTCCATACAATTTTGATACTATTCCATTAGAGGCACCTTTTCCATGCCCATTTTTTGTGAAATGCCACCTCATGGTTTTAGCTCCAAActccttttgaaaaaaagtacttaCCAAATAGAACATGGACTTGTTTCGGTACTGTTATGAAGTGCTATCACTAAGGAGATAAACTGTTTCAATGATATGCAGCTTTTCTTTCAAGtcattaataactttaaatgtgCACAGATCCCAAAAAGGCGCCCAGTGACGTCTGTTATCTGAAAATGTTCAGTGAGATTTTGCCAttattttcatttctgaaataCTACAATAGTATACCACAACTGTATGGATTGATACTTGGTTTCTTAATCCACCAAGGTGGACTGATTGAATTTCTTTTGAGAATTTGCAATTGTacttttctgaaaaatcacAATGAATGAAAAAATCCCCAGGccctaaattattttttatttctgatctAGCTTTGTACTAGTGTTTCATATTTCATACATGCCTCATAAGTTTTTCCagtatgttattaataaaatgcaataacagctcttttttagttaatgttaaattcttattttacagttttaaaacatGTCTTCATTTCACCCTTCACCACAAtatcaacactttttttagacCATTGTGGAAATGTTACTTTTTCATTCATATCATTCtaaaattctttacaaactattttctttgtttaaaaggCATACTCCCTATTTCCTTTCTAGGCATGATTCTATTAGCTCGCCGTCACATGTTATACTTTTAGCAAGTCagtagtatatttatataccaACATCTTTAAACTATACAACTTGTCAAGAATCAAAGCGAAATTTTCATGGTCAATACAAAGACAAGTATCTCGTTTAGGAAAGTCTTGTTGAACAACCCAAAAGAGTCTCAGTTTGCAAAAAGTGTGCTATAAGGCATTGACTTGAACTCATTCAATACATTCAACATTGTATCATTTAATAgtcttttctgttttttcactttgtttcttgttattatttcttttttaccaGCAGTAAGCCTACTAGAACTATCTTTTTCTAAAAGACCCCAACttccatttaaagtttttgttgtttcagtACATTTGAGGGCTGATTCAAGTTGTATGGTAAGATATCTAGAAGTAAAATTGTTGAGGCTTCTTTGAAGTTTTGACTTCTTTATTATCTTACCTCTTAATACCCTgacaaaatcatttgaaaaatttggtTGTATTTGTGTCTGTAACACTTCGCTAAAAAGCAAGCTTTTCTTTAGATTCTTCAAGCATTTCGTACCACTGGTCATTTTTTTAACCACCTTTTGAGGAGTATTATCTTTTGCATATTGCAGTCTGTAGAATTCCTGTTTGTGTTTATCACCTCTTtgctttaacaaatttttttctcttcaaCCCATCTCTATATTTTCTACAAACTTTTAGCCTGCTTCTTTTTCTAGAACTAGATTCCTGACTGGGACCAGGATGTACATTGATGCCTAGTTCATTGTCAATAGGAATATTTACAGTTGGACTTTCAGGTGTTGTAGACAAATTTTCAATAAGTTGCTGACTCTTCTTTTTCATTTCCGGACTTTTCTTGGTCCTTTACTTCCAACCTTTTCTTACTTATCTTTTATCCCTTTCTGCAAGTTCATGAGTTTTCTTTCgtgttgctttttttctttctctatcTTTCTGTTTTTGTTCTTCATACTTGTCTGGGTTTTCAGCTTCTCTCTCGCCTTCCTCatacttagttttttcaattCTCTAGTTTTTTCCATCTTTCCCATTTTTGTTAACTGTAAGTAAAAAACTATCTgaatagaaacatttattttttctataataattaattgGCTATATgagtaaagttttaaaatgttaaaaatgctaTAAATAAGCATTAAAAAGATTCACATACAAGTAAAATTGTCACTTGTTGTCATGTCCGTTCCGTGTGTGTCATGTCTGTTGCTTTCTGTACTCCACAAACGTGACAAATTAAAGGAGAAAACCTAAAAGGAGTGCTATGTTTTGAGGCTAGGACTCTGTTCCCCTTGGAGTAAGCATGCCTAGGTAATTGCTATTAAGTAAAAGTTTtgcttataaaaagtaaaattatttacccTGAGTATGTTTACCACGGATGTGATACACTAACAAgttcaacttttaaaacttcaacACTTATCAACACTAAAAAACTACACCAAAACTTCCTTCATTTTTACTCATTAATAAAATTGTCTTATAGTTCAGCTAGGACAGCAACACAGAGCACTACTGCGGCCTCctacagttttttatttgtggAATAAAAAGCTCAATCCACAGACGTGACACTTGAGCTGGTGACATGAGCTTCAATCatataaaagttacttaaaaaatatgcttCGAGGAAAATATTGTCAACtctaattttaatgtatttttaattatttattatgtactaaaataaaaataaagtactaGCAACAAGGATTAAACTACTTGATTTGAACAATTTATTCAACTACTTGATGTCGAACATTTATTCGAACGAattattattggtttttatcGGTTTAACATGGTATAAGctgtaaattaattatttgtaccggtttaaagtaaaaatagtataacttgaaagaaaaaattattggggACAGTACATTACTTACACATACGTATATATATTGCTGGATCATTAAGAAAGAGAACTCTTCCTGATGATCCAGCAATGGTGAAACAATGgtgaaagtagaaaaaaagagttaaataagtgttttttactaatttttgtatatatatatatttatatataatttctcagcacaaaatgtaaaaatacttttaaaaataagacaactttttttttatttaaaaacattttattattaagacaTGTTTCGACTATATTTAGTCatcatcagttaaaatatattagttaaaaatggtataaaatatagttgtaaaaataaacataataaaagctataaaattgataacaaactttctacatatacaaaaaaagttattaaacttatttcaattaagtttaaaattaacaaaagaaccggtaaattattttaaaaggtaaaaGGTTTTAACATGATTTTCTTGTTTATTCATATCGTATTTTTCTCATTCTATAtgaatactttattttatttttaatttaattttgttttatttttaattcaattaccAAGATCCAAGGTCGAAAAGCAATCATCACTATaattagtaaaacatttttcttttgaatgaaGATGCTtataaataagagttttttatCCCTTCTGTAGTGTTCAATCATTCGTGTCTTTAGGTGGCGAGAAGTTTCGCCAATATAACAGCATATACACCTGcgtaaacaaatttgtaaaCGACGAATGATTTAAAACCTACAGGAAGGTGAtcttcagattaaaaaaaatgctgaattaTCTCATCTCgcaattcatatatatatataactaccGACCATCTaaagaaactttgaaaaagcatagcatttaaaaaaaactaagtaaaaatcTGGATATCGTCATTTTAAAACCAGGTAAATGAAATGCTGTTATATTGGATAGGAATTTTAAAACCAGGTAAATGAAATGCTGTTGTTATATTGGATaggaaaaattatgaaaaagggattaatattattattaatgatccaactaaatttaaaaaacttaaaaaaagacgtcACCATTAATAGGGAGGGGcaacttcaaaactttttataaggAAACTCAAAAGTCAAGGTTTCTTTGATTATTcgaattataattaaaattatccTACAAGCTTTCGTTCTGCTCGCATATACGGCCTTCCCAAAATGCATAGTGtgtgtatgtttttttgtatgtaaatatagattcctgtaaaaaaaaacctgctttaaaaaaataaatgaactttGGTTTGAAGTAATAAAAACGTGATTGGTtttatctactttttaaaaaggtcACACCTAATGATCTTTGATTACTTGCTAAGTCCCATATATCccattgatttttatttaaaaccatagTTAAATATCTGAAATCTCTATAAAGTACTGTTTCTTTTAATAGCTAGGTTAATATACTTTCAGAGAAATTTCAGTGATACCCTGTGAAGTAATCAAGGGTAGTAAAGGGGGTGACCTTACTCAAAAAGTAGAAACTAATGGCATGTTAGTTACTTttaaaccaaagttttttatacAGGGAAATAAGCATACAAAAGTTtcgtattttttctattttcataatatatattttttctattagcGTTATCGAACACCAACGCCTTCTTCAGAAAATTCGGATGCTGACGATCCAAAAAAGAGTTCTCGCATAAACGATAAGCATATTAGAAAAGGTTCGTCCTCCCCacaaaaagataaaagagaAACACCTGCTAGAAATAAGTCTCGTAGCCCTGATCATAGAAAAAAGTCTCTTACTTCCAAAAGTTCAGAAATGAAAAGGTCAAGAAGCCCTGACTCGAAGACCAAGAATTCGGAAAGTAAATTAATTAGTCCTAGCAAAAAACATTCACCTAGTCCTGCGAGAAATAGATCACCTACTCGAAAAAGATCAAGTCCGTCAAAAAAATCATCTCGCAGCCCTCGTAGGCGTTCTACAAGTCCAAGAAGAAGGCGTTCACCGATTCGTGAACGTAGATCACCTAGAAGACGTTCGTCGTCTCGTAGTCGAAGACGTTTTTTATCACGTGAAAGAAGACCTTCGCGTTCTCCACGTCGACGTCCGCGTTCAAGATCGCGTAATAGATATCGTTATAGGCGTTCAAGAAGTAACTCGAGAAGATCTCGTTCCCGTGATCACAGGCGTGATAGTTCTCGTGATAGGCGAAGTAAATTTGAAAGGCACCGTTCAAAAAGTGGTAGTGGGTCTGATTCTTCAGTTgaacgtaaaaaaaaacaagaaaaggaTATCGATAATAAAAAGCAgactgttaaagaaaaaatagatcttttacttcaaaaaaaagctAACGAAGAAAAAAATGCCGACATAGCCAATAGTAGTGTAAACACTGAAAAGATAAATCCTGTTGAATTcgatcaaataaaacaaattacagaTGTTGTTAATCCTGTTGTAACAAAAGAAAACGATCGTGACGATTTAATTATGAATGAACCTATGGATTTAGCAGATAGTCCGATTCATATTGAATGGATTGATCAAATTCCTTTACCGTCTTCTCCTCCGCCATTGTCATCGTATCCTCTAGTTACCCATCCGCCTGGAAAAGACAGTAATTCCACTGGTGAATGTATTTCAGATAAAATTAATGAAGCCgtaactttatcaaaaaataaatcttcagGTGACCTTAATGACAGTGCTGACATTATGGAGAACAATAATCATAAATACAGCAATGACTTAATTGCTACAACGATCAAAGACGATAAATTGGCGCGCCATTTTGAAGAAGTGAAGTCTAATGTTAAAAATCTAGATTATCAAGTTGACAATTTTCAAACCACCAGCACAGTAAAAATAAACGATACAATTTCTCATATAAGTTCTCATGCAGGTCATGAAAGTGATGACAACGATATATATGCAGACTTAATCCTTCCATCCGAAAAGCTTGACTCGTCTCCGGAAAAGCAAATCAAAACTCTTCCAGTCAAGTCCAAAAATAATTCTAAGAATTGTACGCCTGTTAAGAGTAAAAGTAAGAATTCGGCGAAAAAGCGTAAATCAAGTAGCGACAGTGGCACAGATGATGGCCACAAGAAAGAACATAAGCGTaaagagaagaaaaagaaatatcgACGGGGACATAAGAATAGTGACAGTGGTAGTGACTCAAGAGAAATTCAAAGCGACTTAAGCGAAAGTGAAGGTGGTAGTGTTGAAAGGAGTCGACAGCATAAAAAGAAAACGCGACGTAATTCAGATTTTTCAGTTGAcgaatctaaaattaaaaagaaggatagaaaaaaaagaaagataaagaaaaaaagttcagaTGATAGTGACACGGAAAACGAAATAAAAAGTtctcgtaaaaaaaaaagttacaggaAGAGAACTCTTTCTCCAgaagaaaaagacaaaaagcaacctaagaaaaaaaagtcaaaaaagccGGCTGCTGATTCGGACTAAGCATCTCTTGGTTTGTTTAGTAACATACGGGGCTGGATTTAACCGCATTGGCATTTAACGGAGTTAAAGATAAcgagtaactttaaaaaaacattgatgcTCGCGTTTGATAAATGTTACTTTTAtagtatttgatttttaaaaattaagttgctCTAAACGAATAGTACGATATGAcataatattttggaaatgtTAAAAACCGGCTATTTTTGCATACGGTTGGTTatttttgtcaaactttttCTGGTTGGTAATTCTAATTTTCATTTGAAAGTagaagaaaaaagtaatttaatgctatactaaaaatttaaaattgccaaccattaataatttgataaataaaagatttgcaattttttaattttagggtGTTAATTGTTTACAATGACTTCGGTAAATACTGAACTGGTTTACAAACTATAACtttctttaatatattcaacctcttataatatttttgtgcaTAATGGAAGTGTGTTGTGATATAATTTTCTCTCAAAACTCT
This window contains:
- the LOC100207023 gene encoding peptidyl-prolyl cis-trans isomerase G isoform X2 → MGDEESLLLRYPPPPAKGYRPRCFFDIQINKVSAGRIVFELFADICPKTCENFRALCTGEKGDGKTTLKPLHYKNTIIHRVVKGFVIQGGDFSSGNGTGGESIYGGTFKDENFEIMHNRPYLLSMANRGPNTNGSQFFILLAPAPHLDNLHTVFGHVLSGNELIREIESQKTNNNHKPYADITISHCGELIKKSKTNSKSVKKVVQRHTSSSSSSSSDSEEEKKKKLISATTTSEKPNSANEVRDLKELVLKENGQMDLNYVPAVPNSFLLRRSKTPSPVRERREKEGLHSRQNNLQLRTRINMVSKSGKKLRGRGVMRYRTPTPSSENSDADDPKKSSRINDKHIRKGSSSPQKDKRETPARNKSRSPDHRKKSLTSKSSEMKRSRSPDSKTKNSESKLISPSKKHSPSPARNRSPTRKRSSPSKKSSRSPRRRSTSPRRRRSPIRERRSPRRRSSSRSRRRFLSRERRPSRSPRRRPRSRSRNRYRYRRSRSNSRRSRSRDHRRDSSRDRRSKFERHRSKSGSGSDSSVERKKKQEKDIDNKKQTVKEKIDLLLQKKANEEKNADIANSSVNTEKINPVEFDQIKQITDVVNPVVTKENDRDDLIMNEPMDLADSPIHIEWIDQIPLPSSPPPLSSYPLVTHPPGKDSNSTGECISDKINEAVTLSKNKSSGDLNDSADIMENNNHKYSNDLIATTIKDDKLARHFEEVKSNVKNLDYQVDNFQTTSTVKINDTISHISSHAGHESDDNDIYADLILPSEKLDSSPEKQIKTLPVKSKNNSKNCTPVKSKSKNSAKKRKSSSDSGTDDGHKKEHKRKEKKKKYRRGHKNSDSGSDSREIQSDLSESEGGSVERSRQHKKKTRRNSDFSVDESKIKKKDRKKRKIKKKSSDDSDTENEIKSSRKKKSYRKRTLSPEEKDKKQPKKKKSKKPAADSD